From Saccopteryx leptura isolate mSacLep1 chromosome 3, mSacLep1_pri_phased_curated, whole genome shotgun sequence, one genomic window encodes:
- the IRGQ gene encoding immunity-related GTPase family Q protein yields MPPPRGDVTALFLGPPASGKSSLIAALCNKDVEVVEIPDEQPDPGIPSLRAAGPGLFLGELSCPPAVPGPWAAEANVLVLVLPSSEGNDEPLAPALGEAARAALARGTPLLAVRNLRPGDSQSEAQARDQTAALLDSAGLGAVPLYVLLADCGSSDSCNELERLRAALRSQAEALQRLLPPAQDGFEVLGAAELEAVREAFETGGLEAALSWVRAGLERLGSARLDLAVAGTADLGLVLDMLLGLDPGDHGAAPASVATGPTAYPAPERPNVVLWTVPLGLGSVGTAATPHPTHYDALILVTTGAPTEEDWAQVRSLVLPDAPLVCVRTDSESEDLESPEVEEKVEKLSGKSLENAGRGGLEVARSEGRETHDIGSWKADVGEGSGNAGSENLQQVGMGTKQSGLGDSEGAAAWSPEDEAWEVLEEALPPVFPLRRGGLPGLCEWLRRALPPAQAGALLLALPPTSPREARTKAAALRAGAWRPALLASLAAAAAPVPGLGWACDVALLRGQLAEWRRALGLEPGALARRERALGLAPGELARRTHFPGPVTRAEVEARLGAWAGEGTAGGAALGALSFLWPAGGAAATGGLGYRAAHGVLLQALDEMLADAEAVLAPSAPAQ; encoded by the exons ATGCCTCCACCGCGGGGTGATGTGACCGCCTTATTCTTGGGGCCTCCAGCCTCGGGAAAGTCCTCTCTGATTGCAGCGCTGTGCAACAAAGATGTGGAGGTGGTAGAGATCCCGGATGAACAGCCAGATCCTGGAATTCCTAGTCTGCGAGCTGCGGGCCCGGGCCTCTTCCTGGGCGAGCTGAGCTGCCCACCCGCAGTGCCAGGGCCCTGGGCAGCGGAGGCTAACGTGCTGGTATTGGTGCTGCCCAGCTCCGAGGGGAACGACGAGCCCTTGGCCCCAGCGCTTGGGGAGGCAGCGCGGGCCGCCCTGGCCCGAGGGACTCCGCTGCTGGCTGTGCGGAACCTCCGTCCTGGGGATTCACAGAGTGAAGCCCAGGCCAGGGATCAGACAGCGGCCTTGCTGGACAGTGCGGGTTTGGGAGCTGTGCCTCTCTACGTGCTACTGGCTGACTGCGGCAGCAGCGACAGCTGCAATGAACTGGAGCGCCTGCGGGCAGCGCTGCGGAGTCAGGCGGAGGCACTGCAGAG GCTCCTGCCTCCTGCTCAGGATGGCTTCGAGGTTCTGGGAGCAGCTGAACTGGAGGCTGTGCGGGAGGCCTTTGAGACCGGTGGCCTGGAGGCAGCACTGTCCTGGGTTCGTGCTGGCCTGGAGCGACTGGGCAGTGCACGGCTGGACCTGGCCGTAGCCGGCACCGCTGATCTGGGCCTTGTGCTAGACATGCTGCTTGGGTTAGATCCCGGGGACCATGGTGCTGCGCCTGCTTCGGTGGCCACTGGGCCCACGGCCTACCCAGCCCCAGAGCGCCCCAATGTGGTACTCTGGACCGTGCCTCTGGGCTTGGGCTCCGTGGGCACTGCTGCCACCCCCCACCCGACCCACTACGACGCCCTCATCCTCGTTACCACTGGAGCCCCCACTGAGGAGGACTGGGCCCAGGTCCGGTCCTTGGTACTACCGGATGCCCCGCTGGTCTGCGTGCGAACAGACAGTGAGAGCGAGGATCTGGAGTCTCCAGAAGTAGAAGAGAAAGTGGAGAAGCTCAGCGGCAAGAGCTTAGAGAATGCAGGCAGAGGGGGGTTGGAGGTTGCACGCAGCGAGGGAAGGGAGACACATGACATTGGATCATGGAAAGCAGACGTTGGGGAAGGTTCAGGAAACGCAGGCAGTGAGAATTTACAGCAGGTTGGCATGGGCACGAAGCAGTCGGGCCTTGGGGACTCCGAAGGGGCAGCTGCCTGGAGCCCGGAGGATGAGGCATGGGAGGTGCTGGAGGAGGCGCTACCGCCTGTGTTCCCCCTGCGGCGGGGCGGACTGCCCGGGCTCTGCGAGTGGTTGCGGCGCGCGCTTCCCCCCGCCCAGGCAGGGGCGCTGCTGCTGGCGCTGCCACCCACGTCACCGCGTGAGGCCCGAACCAAGGCTGCGGCGCTGCGGGCTGGGGCATGGCGGCCAGCTCTGTTGGCCAGTCTGGCGGCAGCGGCAGCACCAGTACCCGGGCTCGGCTGGGCCTGTGACGTGGCACTTCTGCGGGGTCAGCTGGCAGAATGGCGGCGAGCGCTGGGACTCGAACCCGGAGCACTGGCCCGACGGGAGCGCGCTCTGGGCTTGGCGCCGGGGGAGCTGGCGAGGCGGACGCACTTCCCAGGCCCGGTGACACGCGCTGAAGTGGAGGCGAGGCTGGGGGCGTGGGCTGGCGAGGGCACCGCTGGGGGCGCAGCATTGGGTGCGCTATCCTTCCTGTGGCCGGCAGGCGGCGCGGCGGCCACTGGCGGCCTGGGCTACCGCGCGGCCCACGGCGTCCTGCTGCAGGCGTTGGACGAGATGCTGGCAGACGCGGAGGCAGTGCTAGCCCCTTCTGCGCCTGCGCAGTGA
- the ZNF576 gene encoding zinc finger protein 576 isoform X2 yields the protein MAPGRLLPNSSCRRTLNNEEAERLRTRRAKHTCAVSLGVLVTMEDRLPKETMEQQDSSKERSPRSKGVDICHLGPPQCTRCLITFANSKFQERHMKREHPADFVAQKLQGALFICFTCARSFLSSKALIAHQRSHSPATRPSLLGAPTTAQPTFPCPDCGKTFGQATSLKQHRQVHEACTPPGPFACTECGQDFAQETGLHQHYIRHARGEL from the exons ATGGCCCCAGGGCGCTTGCTTCCCAACTCCAGCTGCCGCAGGACCTTGAACAATGAGGAGGCAGAGCGCCTGCGCACCAGGAGGGCCAAGCACACCTGCGCAGTGAGCTTAG GGGTCCTAGTCACCATGGAGGACCGGCTTCCCAAAGAGACCATGGAGCAGCAGGATTCGTCCAAAGAGAGGAGTCCCCGCAGTAAGGGAGTCGACATCT GCCATCTGGGGCCCCCGCAGTGCACCCGCTGCCTCATCACCTTCGCCAATTCCAAGTTCCAGGAGCGTCACATGAAGCGGGAGCACCCAGCGGACTTCGTGGCCCAGAAGCTGCAGGGGGCTCTCTTCATCTGCTTCACCTGCgcccgctccttcctctcctccaagGCCCTGATCGCCCACCAGCGCAGCCACAGTCCTGCCACCAGGCCCTCCCTGCTGGGTGCACCCACCACTGCCCAGCCCACCTTCCCTTGTCCTGACTGTGGCAAAACCTTTGGGCAGGCCACTTCTCTGAAGCAGCACCGCCAGGTGCATGAGGCCTGCACCCCTCCTGGCCCCTTTGCCTGCACTGAGTGTGGTCAGGACTTTGCCCAGGAAACTGGGCTACATCAACACTACATCCGGCATGCCCGTGGGGAGCTCTGA
- the ZNF576 gene encoding zinc finger protein 576 isoform X3, whose product MEDRLPKETMEQQDSSKERSPRSKGVDICPIIICLYCCPALTYSPAQSHLGPPQCTRCLITFANSKFQERHMKREHPADFVAQKLQGALFICFTCARSFLSSKALIAHQRSHSPATRPSLLGAPTTAQPTFPCPDCGKTFGQATSLKQHRQVHEACTPPGPFACTECGQDFAQETGLHQHYIRHARGEL is encoded by the exons ATGGAGGACCGGCTTCCCAAAGAGACCATGGAGCAGCAGGATTCGTCCAAAGAGAGGAGTCCCCGCAGTAAGGGAGTCGACATCT GTCCAATAATAATTTGCCTGTACTGCTGTCCAGCCCTGACATACAGCCCGGCACAAA GCCATCTGGGGCCCCCGCAGTGCACCCGCTGCCTCATCACCTTCGCCAATTCCAAGTTCCAGGAGCGTCACATGAAGCGGGAGCACCCAGCGGACTTCGTGGCCCAGAAGCTGCAGGGGGCTCTCTTCATCTGCTTCACCTGCgcccgctccttcctctcctccaagGCCCTGATCGCCCACCAGCGCAGCCACAGTCCTGCCACCAGGCCCTCCCTGCTGGGTGCACCCACCACTGCCCAGCCCACCTTCCCTTGTCCTGACTGTGGCAAAACCTTTGGGCAGGCCACTTCTCTGAAGCAGCACCGCCAGGTGCATGAGGCCTGCACCCCTCCTGGCCCCTTTGCCTGCACTGAGTGTGGTCAGGACTTTGCCCAGGAAACTGGGCTACATCAACACTACATCCGGCATGCCCGTGGGGAGCTCTGA
- the ZNF576 gene encoding zinc finger protein 576 isoform X1, whose product MAPGRLLPNSSCRRTLNNEEAERLRTRRAKHTCAVSLGVLVTMEDRLPKETMEQQDSSKERSPRSKGVDICPIIICLYCCPALTYSPAQSHLGPPQCTRCLITFANSKFQERHMKREHPADFVAQKLQGALFICFTCARSFLSSKALIAHQRSHSPATRPSLLGAPTTAQPTFPCPDCGKTFGQATSLKQHRQVHEACTPPGPFACTECGQDFAQETGLHQHYIRHARGEL is encoded by the exons ATGGCCCCAGGGCGCTTGCTTCCCAACTCCAGCTGCCGCAGGACCTTGAACAATGAGGAGGCAGAGCGCCTGCGCACCAGGAGGGCCAAGCACACCTGCGCAGTGAGCTTAG GGGTCCTAGTCACCATGGAGGACCGGCTTCCCAAAGAGACCATGGAGCAGCAGGATTCGTCCAAAGAGAGGAGTCCCCGCAGTAAGGGAGTCGACATCT GTCCAATAATAATTTGCCTGTACTGCTGTCCAGCCCTGACATACAGCCCGGCACAAA GCCATCTGGGGCCCCCGCAGTGCACCCGCTGCCTCATCACCTTCGCCAATTCCAAGTTCCAGGAGCGTCACATGAAGCGGGAGCACCCAGCGGACTTCGTGGCCCAGAAGCTGCAGGGGGCTCTCTTCATCTGCTTCACCTGCgcccgctccttcctctcctccaagGCCCTGATCGCCCACCAGCGCAGCCACAGTCCTGCCACCAGGCCCTCCCTGCTGGGTGCACCCACCACTGCCCAGCCCACCTTCCCTTGTCCTGACTGTGGCAAAACCTTTGGGCAGGCCACTTCTCTGAAGCAGCACCGCCAGGTGCATGAGGCCTGCACCCCTCCTGGCCCCTTTGCCTGCACTGAGTGTGGTCAGGACTTTGCCCAGGAAACTGGGCTACATCAACACTACATCCGGCATGCCCGTGGGGAGCTCTGA
- the ZNF576 gene encoding zinc finger protein 576 isoform X4 has protein sequence MEDRLPKETMEQQDSSKERSPRSKGVDICHLGPPQCTRCLITFANSKFQERHMKREHPADFVAQKLQGALFICFTCARSFLSSKALIAHQRSHSPATRPSLLGAPTTAQPTFPCPDCGKTFGQATSLKQHRQVHEACTPPGPFACTECGQDFAQETGLHQHYIRHARGEL, from the exons ATGGAGGACCGGCTTCCCAAAGAGACCATGGAGCAGCAGGATTCGTCCAAAGAGAGGAGTCCCCGCAGTAAGGGAGTCGACATCT GCCATCTGGGGCCCCCGCAGTGCACCCGCTGCCTCATCACCTTCGCCAATTCCAAGTTCCAGGAGCGTCACATGAAGCGGGAGCACCCAGCGGACTTCGTGGCCCAGAAGCTGCAGGGGGCTCTCTTCATCTGCTTCACCTGCgcccgctccttcctctcctccaagGCCCTGATCGCCCACCAGCGCAGCCACAGTCCTGCCACCAGGCCCTCCCTGCTGGGTGCACCCACCACTGCCCAGCCCACCTTCCCTTGTCCTGACTGTGGCAAAACCTTTGGGCAGGCCACTTCTCTGAAGCAGCACCGCCAGGTGCATGAGGCCTGCACCCCTCCTGGCCCCTTTGCCTGCACTGAGTGTGGTCAGGACTTTGCCCAGGAAACTGGGCTACATCAACACTACATCCGGCATGCCCGTGGGGAGCTCTGA
- the PINLYP gene encoding phospholipase A2 inhibitor and Ly6/PLAUR domain-containing protein: MGPSLTSRTSLLAFALLCTLLGLGCPLSCEVCRGSGPTCSGKMKTCEAGKDACVIIVGESSTKGHHSVNTYKACMKFSDCYSGFVSTTMGPRDYMVSNTHCCQSDGCNHGSVPPPENNRTENGLQCPACIVPFQETCPGTQAARCVGQETHCIYFAGNVQAGIINTKFATRGCATESACNTKPGAEVPSASYLYFLRRADCLPAPQPPGRAE; this comes from the exons TCGGTCTCG GGTGCCCGCTAAGCTGCGAGGTGTGTAGGGGCTCCGGGCCCACGTGCAGCGGAAAAATGAAGACTTGCGAGGCCGGCAAGGACGCCTGCGTGATCATCGTGGGGGAGTCGAGCACTA AGGGCCACCACTCAGTGAATACCTACAAGGCCTGCATGAAGTTCAGCGACTGCTATTCAGGTTTCGTATCCACCACCATGGGCCCCAGGGACTACATGGTATCCAACACACACTGCTGCCAGAGCGACGGCTGCAACCATGGCTCCGTGCCCC CTCCTGAGAACAATCGCACTGAGAATGGCCTCCAGTGTCCTGCCTGCATCGTACCCTTCCAGGAGACGTGCCCCGGGACCCAGGCAGCCCGCTGTGTTGGCCAGGAAACCCACTGCATCTACTTCGCTGGCAACGTGCAGGCTG gtatcATCAACACCAAGTTTGCTACTCGCGGCTGTGCTACAGAGAGCGCCTGCAACACCAAGCCGGGGGCTGAGGTGCCGTCAGCTTCTTATCTCTACTTCCTCCGCAGAGCAGACTGCCTgccagccccccaacccccgggcagGGCTGAGTGA